From Coffea arabica cultivar ET-39 chromosome 10e, Coffea Arabica ET-39 HiFi, whole genome shotgun sequence, one genomic window encodes:
- the LOC113710868 gene encoding flavonol synthase/flavanone 3-hydroxylase has protein sequence MELERVQQIASLSKCMDTIPTDYIRSENEQPAVTTFHGAVLEVPVIDLSDPDEGKIVGLISEASREWGIFQVVNHGIPEEVMRKLQQVGKEFFELPLEEKELVAKIPGSQNIEGYGTRLQKEVEGKKGWVDHLFHIIWPPSAINYRFWPKNPPSYRETSEDYAKRLRGVADKMFEYLSKGLGLEPSEMKDGMGGEDLIYMMKINYYPPCPRPDLALGVVAHTDMSGLTILVPNEVPGLQVFKDDYWYDVKYIPNALIVHIGDQIQILSNAKYKSVFHRTTVNKEMTRMSWPVFLEPPPEQEIGPIPKLVNEENPPKFKTKKFKDYAYCKLNKLPQ, from the exons atggagcTGGAAAGAGTGCAACAAATTGCTTCGCTATCCAAATGCATGGATACTATTCCAACAGATTACATCAGATCAGAAAATGAGCAACCTGCAGTAACAACCTTCCATGGGGCGGTTCTTGAGGTTCCGGTGATTGATCTGAGCGATCCTGATGAAGGCAAAATTGTGGGGTTGATTTCTGAGGCTAGCAGAGAATGGGGGATCTTCCAAGTTGTCAACCATGGCATCCCAGAGGAGGTTATGAGGAAACTGCAGCAAGTTGGGAAGGAGTTCTTTGAGCTTCCACTAGAGGAAAAAGAACTGGTTGCTAAGATTCCAGGCTCTCAGAATATTGAGGGTTATGGAACAAGGTTGCAGAAAGAAGTTGAGGGCAAGAAAGGATGGGTTGATCACTTGTTCCATATAATATGGCCTCCTTCTGCCATTAACTATAGGTTTTGGCCTAAAAATCCACCCTCTTACAG AGAGACAAGTGAAGATTATGCTAAGAGGCTTAGAGGAGTGGCTGACAAGATGTTTGAATACCTGTCAAAGGGGCTTGGGTTAGAACCAAGTGAGATGAAGGATGGTATGGGGGGTGAAGACCTCATTTACATGATGAAAATAAATTACTATCCACCATGCCCTCGCCCTGATTTGGCCCTTGGTGTAGTGGCACATACAGATATGTCAGGCCTCACCATTCTTGTCCCCAATGAGGTCCCAGGGCTTCAAGTTTTTAAGGATGATTATTGGTATGATGTCAAGTACATACCAAATGCCCTTATTGTCCACATTGGAGACCAAATTCAG ATTTTAAGCAATGCAAAGTACAAGAGTGTGTTCCACAGAACAACCGTGAACAAGGAGATGACAAGAATGTCATGGCCAGTGTTCCTGGAGCCACCCCCAGAGCAAGAAATTGGGCCAATTCCAAAGCTTGTGAATGAGGAAAATCCGCCAAAATTTAAGACCAAGAAGTTCAAAGATTATGCCTATTGCAAGCTTAATAAGCTTCCTCAGTAA